The Cucumis melo cultivar AY chromosome 6, USDA_Cmelo_AY_1.0, whole genome shotgun sequence genome includes a region encoding these proteins:
- the LOC103490750 gene encoding dolichyl-diphosphooligosaccharide--protein glycosyltransferase subunit DAD1, with the protein MARSTSKDAQALFQSLCSAYAATPTTLKIIDLYVIYAVFTALIQVAYMAIVGSFPFNSFLSGVLSCIGTAVLAVCLRIQVNKENKEFKDLAPERAFADFVLCNLVLHLVIINFLG; encoded by the exons ATGGCGAGATCCACGAGCAAGGACGCGCAAGCTCTTTTCCAATCGCTTTGTTCAGCTTATGCCGCCACTCCAACAACTCTCAAG ATCATTGATCTTTATGTGATTTATGCTGTGTTCACCGCTCTGATCCAG GTAGCATACATGGCAATTGTAGGATCGTTCCCGTTCAACTCTTTCCTCTCAGGTGTTCTTTCTTGTATCGGGACAGCTGTCCTTGCTG TTTGTCTCCGGATCCaagttaataaagaaaacaaggaATTCAAG GATTTGGCACCCGAGCGAGCTTTTGCAGATTTCGTCCTGTGCAACTTGGTTCTCCATTTGGTGATTATCAACTTCCTTGGTTAA
- the LOC103490751 gene encoding uncharacterized protein LOC103490751 isoform X2: MGLDKMYWDNSMIVKAMDEAMLKYKIMHGHEVPCVSAEGGGVVNDCGKSDELKRSVDEESYNGENNVEFEVEETTSTLEAKENIGVELSIACTDFSDALHVEETQEEPVEDSDLEEYNHLLKQYYELEEKRQKVLEQLYQCGAGGWNYQDVNAGSDVGTQWGTSAANQEHPVSASQPSHYPEIPSYLPTGYPILAGPQSSSLVDDDIIKTAMDSATRAISSSLKTVNKGNVVVNFPSGYELYVFILSFLTLCLIHKALLLMSVITLKGMGLAFNLHALIPYDIFFFFGSVHIVKESDRHDEIMPQSGDSSETDLATVLNAWYSAGFYTGKYLMEQSHAKK, translated from the exons ATGGGGCTAGACAAAATGTATTGGGATAATTCCATGATTGTCAAAGCCATGGATGAAGCTATGTTGAAGTACAAG ATAATGCATGGACATGAAGTCCCCTGTGTTTCAGCCGAGGGAGGGGGAGTTGTTAATGATTGCGGTAAGAGCGACGAACTGAAAAG GAGCGTAGATGAAGAGAGCTATAATGGAGAAAACAATGTTGAGTTTGAAGTCGAAGAGACTACAAGTACCTTAGAAGCTAAGGAAAATATCGGTGTAGAGCTATCTATAGCTTGTACAGATTTTTCAGATGCTCTACATGTGGAAGAGACACAAGAGGAGCCCGTTGAGGACTCCGATTTAGAAGAGTATAACCATCTACTCAAGCAGTATTATGAGCTTGAAGAGAAGAGACAGAAGGTTCTAGAACAGCTTTATCAATGTGGTGCTGGTGGTTGGAACTACCAGGATGTGAATGCAGGTTCTGACGTTGGAACTCAATGGGGAACATCTGCTGCTAATCAAGAACACCCAGTCTCTGCAAGCCAGCCTTCTCATTACCCAGAAATACCCTCCTATTTGCCCACTGGTTATCCAATTTTAGCTG GTCCTCAAAGTTCGTCCCTTGTTGATGATGACATTATCAAAACTGCAATGGATTCTGCAACAAGAGCCATATCTTCTTCCTTGAAGACTGTAAATAAAG GAAACGTAGTGGTGAACTTCCCATCAGGTTACGAGCTTTATGTTTTCATCTTATCCTTTTTAACACTCTGCCTCATCCATAAGGCATTGCTTCTCATGTCTGTAATTACACTAAAAGGTATGGGGTTGGCCTTTAACTTGCATGCTTTAATACCttatgacatttttttcttttttggatcTGTTCATATAGTGAAAGAGAGTGATAGGCATGATGAGATAATGCCTCAAAGTGGTGATAGCTCTGAAACAGACCTTGCTACTGTTTTAAATGCTTGGTATTCTGCAGGCTTCTACACTGGCAA ATACCTTATGGAGCAATCTCATGCCAAGAAATAG
- the LOC103490751 gene encoding uncharacterized protein LOC103490751 isoform X3, which yields MGLDKMYWDNSMIVKAMDEAMLKYKIMHGHEVPCVSAEGGGVVNDCGKSDELKRSVDEESYNGENNVEFEVEETTSTLEAKENIGVELSIACTDFSDALHVEETQEEPVEDSDLEEYNHLLKQYYELEEKRQKVLEQLYQCGAGGWNYQDVNAGSDVGTQWGTSAANQEHPVSASQPSHYPEIPSYLPTGYPILAGPQSSSLVDDDIIKTAMDSATRAISSSLKTVNKVVTGNVVVNFPSGYELYVFILSFLTLCLIHKALLLMSVITLKVKESDRHDEIMPQSGDSSETDLATVLNAWYSAGFYTGKYLMEQSHAKK from the exons ATGGGGCTAGACAAAATGTATTGGGATAATTCCATGATTGTCAAAGCCATGGATGAAGCTATGTTGAAGTACAAG ATAATGCATGGACATGAAGTCCCCTGTGTTTCAGCCGAGGGAGGGGGAGTTGTTAATGATTGCGGTAAGAGCGACGAACTGAAAAG GAGCGTAGATGAAGAGAGCTATAATGGAGAAAACAATGTTGAGTTTGAAGTCGAAGAGACTACAAGTACCTTAGAAGCTAAGGAAAATATCGGTGTAGAGCTATCTATAGCTTGTACAGATTTTTCAGATGCTCTACATGTGGAAGAGACACAAGAGGAGCCCGTTGAGGACTCCGATTTAGAAGAGTATAACCATCTACTCAAGCAGTATTATGAGCTTGAAGAGAAGAGACAGAAGGTTCTAGAACAGCTTTATCAATGTGGTGCTGGTGGTTGGAACTACCAGGATGTGAATGCAGGTTCTGACGTTGGAACTCAATGGGGAACATCTGCTGCTAATCAAGAACACCCAGTCTCTGCAAGCCAGCCTTCTCATTACCCAGAAATACCCTCCTATTTGCCCACTGGTTATCCAATTTTAGCTG GTCCTCAAAGTTCGTCCCTTGTTGATGATGACATTATCAAAACTGCAATGGATTCTGCAACAAGAGCCATATCTTCTTCCTTGAAGACTGTAAATAAAG TGGTGACAGGAAACGTAGTGGTGAACTTCCCATCAGGTTACGAGCTTTATGTTTTCATCTTATCCTTTTTAACACTCTGCCTCATCCATAAGGCATTGCTTCTCATGTCTGTAATTACACTAAAAG TGAAAGAGAGTGATAGGCATGATGAGATAATGCCTCAAAGTGGTGATAGCTCTGAAACAGACCTTGCTACTGTTTTAAATGCTTGGTATTCTGCAGGCTTCTACACTGGCAA ATACCTTATGGAGCAATCTCATGCCAAGAAATAG
- the LOC103490751 gene encoding uncharacterized protein LOC103490751 isoform X1, producing MGLDKMYWDNSMIVKAMDEAMLKYKIMHGHEVPCVSAEGGGVVNDCGKSDELKRSVDEESYNGENNVEFEVEETTSTLEAKENIGVELSIACTDFSDALHVEETQEEPVEDSDLEEYNHLLKQYYELEEKRQKVLEQLYQCGAGGWNYQDVNAGSDVGTQWGTSAANQEHPVSASQPSHYPEIPSYLPTGYPILAGPQSSSLVDDDIIKTAMDSATRAISSSLKTVNKVVTGNVVVNFPSGYELYVFILSFLTLCLIHKALLLMSVITLKGMGLAFNLHALIPYDIFFFFGSVHIVKESDRHDEIMPQSGDSSETDLATVLNAWYSAGFYTGKYLMEQSHAKK from the exons ATGGGGCTAGACAAAATGTATTGGGATAATTCCATGATTGTCAAAGCCATGGATGAAGCTATGTTGAAGTACAAG ATAATGCATGGACATGAAGTCCCCTGTGTTTCAGCCGAGGGAGGGGGAGTTGTTAATGATTGCGGTAAGAGCGACGAACTGAAAAG GAGCGTAGATGAAGAGAGCTATAATGGAGAAAACAATGTTGAGTTTGAAGTCGAAGAGACTACAAGTACCTTAGAAGCTAAGGAAAATATCGGTGTAGAGCTATCTATAGCTTGTACAGATTTTTCAGATGCTCTACATGTGGAAGAGACACAAGAGGAGCCCGTTGAGGACTCCGATTTAGAAGAGTATAACCATCTACTCAAGCAGTATTATGAGCTTGAAGAGAAGAGACAGAAGGTTCTAGAACAGCTTTATCAATGTGGTGCTGGTGGTTGGAACTACCAGGATGTGAATGCAGGTTCTGACGTTGGAACTCAATGGGGAACATCTGCTGCTAATCAAGAACACCCAGTCTCTGCAAGCCAGCCTTCTCATTACCCAGAAATACCCTCCTATTTGCCCACTGGTTATCCAATTTTAGCTG GTCCTCAAAGTTCGTCCCTTGTTGATGATGACATTATCAAAACTGCAATGGATTCTGCAACAAGAGCCATATCTTCTTCCTTGAAGACTGTAAATAAAG TGGTGACAGGAAACGTAGTGGTGAACTTCCCATCAGGTTACGAGCTTTATGTTTTCATCTTATCCTTTTTAACACTCTGCCTCATCCATAAGGCATTGCTTCTCATGTCTGTAATTACACTAAAAGGTATGGGGTTGGCCTTTAACTTGCATGCTTTAATACCttatgacatttttttcttttttggatcTGTTCATATAGTGAAAGAGAGTGATAGGCATGATGAGATAATGCCTCAAAGTGGTGATAGCTCTGAAACAGACCTTGCTACTGTTTTAAATGCTTGGTATTCTGCAGGCTTCTACACTGGCAA ATACCTTATGGAGCAATCTCATGCCAAGAAATAG
- the LOC103490751 gene encoding uncharacterized protein LOC103490751 isoform X4, producing the protein MGLDKMYWDNSMIVKAMDEAMLKYKIMHGHEVPCVSAEGGGVVNDCGKSDELKRSVDEESYNGENNVEFEVEETTSTLEAKENIGVELSIACTDFSDALHVEETQEEPVEDSDLEEYNHLLKQYYELEEKRQKVLEQLYQCGAGGWNYQDVNAGSDVGTQWGTSAANQEHPVSASQPSHYPEIPSYLPTGYPILAGPQSSSLVDDDIIKTAMDSATRAISSSLKTVNKGNVVVNFPSGYELYVFILSFLTLCLIHKALLLMSVITLKVKESDRHDEIMPQSGDSSETDLATVLNAWYSAGFYTGKYLMEQSHAKK; encoded by the exons ATGGGGCTAGACAAAATGTATTGGGATAATTCCATGATTGTCAAAGCCATGGATGAAGCTATGTTGAAGTACAAG ATAATGCATGGACATGAAGTCCCCTGTGTTTCAGCCGAGGGAGGGGGAGTTGTTAATGATTGCGGTAAGAGCGACGAACTGAAAAG GAGCGTAGATGAAGAGAGCTATAATGGAGAAAACAATGTTGAGTTTGAAGTCGAAGAGACTACAAGTACCTTAGAAGCTAAGGAAAATATCGGTGTAGAGCTATCTATAGCTTGTACAGATTTTTCAGATGCTCTACATGTGGAAGAGACACAAGAGGAGCCCGTTGAGGACTCCGATTTAGAAGAGTATAACCATCTACTCAAGCAGTATTATGAGCTTGAAGAGAAGAGACAGAAGGTTCTAGAACAGCTTTATCAATGTGGTGCTGGTGGTTGGAACTACCAGGATGTGAATGCAGGTTCTGACGTTGGAACTCAATGGGGAACATCTGCTGCTAATCAAGAACACCCAGTCTCTGCAAGCCAGCCTTCTCATTACCCAGAAATACCCTCCTATTTGCCCACTGGTTATCCAATTTTAGCTG GTCCTCAAAGTTCGTCCCTTGTTGATGATGACATTATCAAAACTGCAATGGATTCTGCAACAAGAGCCATATCTTCTTCCTTGAAGACTGTAAATAAAG GAAACGTAGTGGTGAACTTCCCATCAGGTTACGAGCTTTATGTTTTCATCTTATCCTTTTTAACACTCTGCCTCATCCATAAGGCATTGCTTCTCATGTCTGTAATTACACTAAAAG TGAAAGAGAGTGATAGGCATGATGAGATAATGCCTCAAAGTGGTGATAGCTCTGAAACAGACCTTGCTACTGTTTTAAATGCTTGGTATTCTGCAGGCTTCTACACTGGCAA ATACCTTATGGAGCAATCTCATGCCAAGAAATAG
- the LOC103490751 gene encoding uncharacterized protein LOC103490751 isoform X5: MGLDKMYWDNSMIVKAMDEAMLKYKIMHGHEVPCVSAEGGGVVNDCGKSDELKRSVDEESYNGENNVEFEVEETTSTLEAKENIGVELSIACTDFSDALHVEETQEEPVEDSDLEEYNHLLKQYYELEEKRQKVLEQLYQCGAGGWNYQDVNAGSDVGTQWGTSAANQEHPVSASQPSHYPEIPSYLPTGYPILAGPQSSSLVDDDIIKTAMDSATRAISSSLKTVNKVKESDRHDEIMPQSGDSSETDLATVLNAWYSAGFYTGKYLMEQSHAKK, from the exons ATGGGGCTAGACAAAATGTATTGGGATAATTCCATGATTGTCAAAGCCATGGATGAAGCTATGTTGAAGTACAAG ATAATGCATGGACATGAAGTCCCCTGTGTTTCAGCCGAGGGAGGGGGAGTTGTTAATGATTGCGGTAAGAGCGACGAACTGAAAAG GAGCGTAGATGAAGAGAGCTATAATGGAGAAAACAATGTTGAGTTTGAAGTCGAAGAGACTACAAGTACCTTAGAAGCTAAGGAAAATATCGGTGTAGAGCTATCTATAGCTTGTACAGATTTTTCAGATGCTCTACATGTGGAAGAGACACAAGAGGAGCCCGTTGAGGACTCCGATTTAGAAGAGTATAACCATCTACTCAAGCAGTATTATGAGCTTGAAGAGAAGAGACAGAAGGTTCTAGAACAGCTTTATCAATGTGGTGCTGGTGGTTGGAACTACCAGGATGTGAATGCAGGTTCTGACGTTGGAACTCAATGGGGAACATCTGCTGCTAATCAAGAACACCCAGTCTCTGCAAGCCAGCCTTCTCATTACCCAGAAATACCCTCCTATTTGCCCACTGGTTATCCAATTTTAGCTG GTCCTCAAAGTTCGTCCCTTGTTGATGATGACATTATCAAAACTGCAATGGATTCTGCAACAAGAGCCATATCTTCTTCCTTGAAGACTGTAAATAAAG TGAAAGAGAGTGATAGGCATGATGAGATAATGCCTCAAAGTGGTGATAGCTCTGAAACAGACCTTGCTACTGTTTTAAATGCTTGGTATTCTGCAGGCTTCTACACTGGCAA ATACCTTATGGAGCAATCTCATGCCAAGAAATAG
- the LOC103490753 gene encoding inactive poly [ADP-ribose] polymerase RCD1-like: protein MEDKIAKVLGSQRVALALKRKRSAQFGAYSPDPVCMAQRPTMTPLDRVEKRRKLGGCSGVLANSETRFRHLYGGYSNFMKSGTPKHIMLYENDEWIKFPRDLLDLVVDDLQVKKASLEIKFNGQHCVLDFLHMFFLDLNTGLQQPLAWIDAAGRCFFPEIYGADTSECCHSNNFENKEPQVEEAHESDVIKLQLEIEISGIAQSSLKVCSGESNDYIKGSQTDEELAYDRGIEEIEDSCGRIPIEKAYDVVPEHKELDENLISGIQELKELNVNLISGIKFSNGRLDTSTVEKIFRDRMMRSDDRIEILNIKHCNDSIMQSQLELFNKQIEMTKLYRGDANVRFAWLAVSETELSNLMMHGIGHSAVSIKSMYGTGVHLTAVNCSNVSASHCNIDDNGVQYLVFCRVILGNMELLRSGSRQFYPSSKDFDSGVDNLTKPTYYVIWRMNMNTHIYPESVVSFKVAPNPKVESHTNDVLGITASRQGSPNQIQLESSVVNAVCDGQPSDICRSNERAVSVGSNSVKTPKSPWMSFSMLFAAISNKVPSKDMELINMQYEQFRAKKMNRDDFVKLLRLTVGDSLLWTTISSLCKVPPRSSSS, encoded by the exons ATGGAAGACAAGATCGCAAAGGTATTGGGTAGCCAGAGAGTCGCACTTGCCTTAAAAAGGAAACGATCAGCACAGTTTGGTGCATATTCACCCGACCCAGTCTGCATGGCACAGCGGCCTACCATGACTCCATTAGATAGGGTGGAAAAGAGACGGAAGCTAGGTGGATGTAGTGGAGTACTTGCAAACTCTGAAACTCGTTTTAGACACTTGTACGGAGGTTATTCAAATTTTATGAAAAGTGGGACACCGAAACACATAATGTTATATGAAAATGATGAGTGGATTAAATTTCCCCGTGATCTTCTTGATTTGGTTGTGGATGATCTACAAGTAAAGAAAGCATCCCTGGAAATTAAGTTTAATGGACAGCACTGTGTGCTAGATTTTTTGCATATGTTTTTCTTGGACTTAAATACAGGGTTGCAACAACCTCTTGCATGGATTGATGCAGCAGGGCGCTGCTTCTTTCCTGAGATTTATGGTGCAGATACAAGTGAATGCTGCCATTccaataattttgaaaataaagaacCACAGGTTGAAGAAGCTCATGAGTCTGACGTAATCAAGTTGCAGTTGGAAATTGAAATAAGTGGAATTGCCCAATCGAGTTTGAAGGTGTGTAGTGGGGAGTCAAATGATTACATCAAGGGGTCCCAAACTGATGAAGAACTTGCTTATGACCGTGGTATTGAAGAAATTGAGGATAGTTGTGGTAGAATACCTATTGAAAAAGCGTATGACGTTGTACCTGAACATAAAGAGTTGGATGAGAACCTCATCTCTGGGATTCAAGAACTTAAAGAGCTGAATGTGAACCTCATTTCTGGGATTAAATTTTCGAACGGAAGATTGGATACAAGTACAGTGGAAAAGATATTTCGTGATAGGATGATGAGATCTGATGATAGGATAGAGATACTTAATATAAAACACTGCAATGACTCTATAATGCAATCTCAATTAGAGCTTTTCAATAAGCAAATAGAAATGACCAAACTGTACAGAGGGGATGCAAATGTTCGTTTTGCTTGGCTTGCTGTTTCTGAAACAGAATTATCTAACTTGATGATGCATGGAATTGGGCATTCTGCAGTTTCAATCAAATCTATGTATGGCACAGGTGTTCACCTCACAGCCGTCAATTGCTCAAATGTCAG TGCAAGTCATTGCAATATTGATGACAACGGGGTGCAGTATCTGGTATTTTGCCGTGTAATATTGGGAAACATGGAACTTCTTCGCTCTGGAAGCAGACAATTCTATCCAAGTAGCAAGGATTTTGACAGCGGAGTGGACAACCTTACAAAACCAACATATTACGTTATATGGAGAATGAATATGAACACCCACATCTATCCAGAATCTGTTGTTAGCTTTAAGGTTGCTCCCAATCCCAAAG TTGAAAGCCATACTAACGATGTTTTGGGGATCACTGCATCTCGTCAAGGGTCTCCCAACCAAATACAGTTGGAGTCTTCTGTAGTTAATGCG GTTTGCGATGGTCAACCTTCAGATATTTGTAGATCTAACGAAAGAGCAGTTAGTGTGGGTTCCAACTCTGTAAAAACACCCAAGTCTCCATGGATGTCTTTCTCCATGTTGTTTGCTGCCATCTCTAATAAGGTCCCTTCTAAAGATATGGAGCTTATCAATATGCAATACGAACAATTCAGG GCTAAGAAGATGAATCGTGATGATTTTGTAAAACTGCTGAGACTGACAGTTGGAGATTCTTTGTTGTGGACTACAATATCAAGTCTTTGCAAG GTGCCACCGAGATCATCCAGCTCATAA
- the LOC103490754 gene encoding probable inactive shikimate kinase like 2, chloroplastic codes for MASTSFTSALCFFSQNPIRNLQFSSPISSSSSSGVAFSSISTALTSCSSLSPSNSRFSSRFTRNCSSSTAPVRTLDYEFTDSSSEVELRLQLGTQDIRSSKDVYVDANETSLTIRVQRLGSIITLLETKQLFEKIKPAETIWYIDEDQLVINLKKHDPDLKWPDIVESWESLTAGSTQLLKGTSIFLIGDSTDINQKVAHELAVGLGYTPLSTKELLETFSKQTIDSWMLAEGSNAVAQAENTVIESLSSHVRAVVATLGGRLGAAGRTDTWRHLYAGFTVWLSQTEATDESAAKEEAKRHMQDSQLAYSNAEVVVKLQGWDDAHSKVVAQAALSALKQLILSDKNLPDKKSLYIRLGCRGDWPNIKPPGWDPASDGITNTGT; via the exons ATGGCTTCGACGAGCTTTACCAGCGCTTTGTGTTTTTTCTCTCAAAACCCTATCAGAAACCTCCAATTTTCTTCTCCGATCTCCTCTTCTAGTTCCAGTGGCGTCGCATTTTCTTCCATTTCCACCGCTCTTACTTCCTGCTCCAGCCTCTCTCCTTCAAATTCTCGTTTCAGTTCCCGTTTCACTCGTAATTGTTCCTCCAGCACCGCTCCAGTTCGCACTTTGGATTACGAG TTTACCGATAGTTCTTCTGAAGTGGAACTGAGGTTACAACTCGGGACTCAAGACATTCGTAGTTCTAAAGATGTTTATGTGGATGCAAATGAAACCTCTTTGACTATTAGAGTACAACGCCTGGGATCTATCATAACTCTTCTGGAAACAAAGCAACTATTTGAGAAAATAAAACCTGCAGAAACTATATG GTATATTGATGAAGATCAATTAGTCATAAATTTAAAGAAGCATGATCCGGACTTGAAATGGCCCGACATTGTAGAGTCTTGGGAATCCCTAACAGCAGGTTCTACGCAGCTTCTAAAAGGAACTTCTATATTTTTGATAGGGGATTCAACAGATATTAACCAAAAAGTTGCTCATGAACTCGCAGTTGGACTTGG GTATACTCCATTGAGTACAAAAGAATTGCTGGAAACATTCTCCAAGCAGACTATTGATTCAT GGATGCTTGCTGAAGGCTCCAATGCTGTAGCACAAGCAGAAAACACTGTAATAGAAAGTTTAAGCAG CCATGTTCGTGCTGTTGTTGCAACATTAGGAGGTCGACTGGGAGCTGCAGGAAGAACGGATACGTGGAGACATCTATATGCAGGATTCACTGTCTGGCTTTCACAAACTGAGGCTACAG ATGAAAGTGCTGCTAAGGAAGAAGCTAAGAGACACATGCAAGACAGTCAGCTAGCTTACTCAAATGCCGAAGTCGTAGTTAAACTTCAGGGTTGGGATGATGCTCATTCCAAAGTAGTGGCTCAGGCAGCTTTAAGTGCCCTTAAGCAACTTATTCTCTCAGACAAAAACCTCCCAG ATAAGAAAAGTCTTTATATCCGGTTGGGATGTCGTGGCGATTGGCCAAACATCAAACCTCCAGGTTGGGATCCTGCTTCCGATGGAATAACAAACACCGGTACCTGA